ATAGCCTGTTAAAAAATGAAGAAGATTTAACGGAACCCCAAAAAATCAAACTAGAAGCTATCAAAAAAACTTGGCTAAATTTGAAAGAGATGCACGAATTAAAGGAAGAATTCAGAAGGATTTACGAAACCTCAAAGAATCCGACAGAGGGAATGCTATCCATCTCGGAATGGTTGGCAAAATCCTCCAGTGTTTTTACCAAGAGTTGTCAAACAATCCGAAACTGGTTTGGAGAAATCATTAGTTATTTCGAGCGAAGGACAACGAATGGATTAGTCGAGGGAATCAACAATAAACTTAAACTAATAAAACGAAGAGGCTATGGCTTTAGAAACTTTCGGAATTTTTGGGTTAGAAGTATGTTGTCTTGGCATCTTGTCTGTTGATTTAGCATAAAGAGTAACGAAGAGCCAATATTTATACGATAATCGAGTCGCCCGTATTGCGACTATCCCAGTTGTTTTATTTTTCTCTTTGGCAGTCCATAGTAATTTTGTTCATTATAGCGGCGAACATTTCCCGATCGCTATTTTAAGTACTGCTCTTTGGATTACCTGCTACGTTTACACCCGCGAGTTTAGCGATCGCATGGTTTTTATTTTTGGTGCAGTTATCGGAATGATGCCCTACGCAAAAATGCAGGGTCTTCCCGTCGCGCTGGCAATCACTTTAATTTTCGCTCACATACTTTGGACAAGAAAAGAAAGTATCCGACAATTTCTCAAAAGTTTAGCTACGCTTGCCTTAGGCTTATTGCTGTTTTCTGCTATCAATCTCTTTTTTCTAATTCTTTTTTCAACCTCTGAGGATTTCTGGAGAAGGTATACCCTCCAGAATTTATTAATTTATGCCGATGTAAAGAACCTAGCCTTCGGGGAAAAGTTCAGCCAATTTATATCAATGGCTATAGCAAAGAGCGGGATAGTTAGGACATAATAGAGAAAAAGAAATGAGGAGAAGCTTTCATGGCAGCACCCTATAGTGATGATTTAAGACAGAAAGCAGTGAGTGCCGTAGAGCGAGGGGAGAAAAAAAGCCATGTCTGTCGCACCCTCAATATTAGTCGTAATACATTAGACATCTGGCTGAAACGGAAGAAACAAACTGGGACGGTGGCCGCTAAAACTAACTATCGTCGAGGGCCGAAGCCCCAAATTGACGATTTAGAAGCCTTTCAAAAGTTGGCCGAACAATATGGGCATTTGACCCAAGAAAAAATGGCGCAAAAATGGGCTAACCCAGTCAGTAGGATGAGAATTGGTCAAGCCCTCAAAAGAATTGGATTTACTAGAAAAAAAAAACTTATGGCTACAGAGAAAGAGATGAAGAAGCCCGAAAAGAGTTTCTCCAAAAAATCAGAGGTTATGCCCCGGAAAGATTTGTCTATATTGATGAAGCTGGAATAGATAAGTACCTAAGCAAAATTAATTACACATATCTAAACACCCAGAAACGTTGAATCCTGTAATAAAACTTTACATTGACAAGCATAATACCCCTATAACATCAAATTTTAAATTGAATAGACAATCCTCCGGAACCAGTGTACATAGCTAATATGTTGACACATGAAACTCTGTAAATAGCGCAGTTTGTCTAATAAGCTTTTCCCAAATCCTTCTTCAATATCTATTAGCTGTAGAATCAGATAAGCGATAATGCAACTATAGATCTGTAGGCGGATTCCGTTCTCGTTTTTAGTGATTAGATTATCCAACTTTAGATGCATTTTTAAAAATTTCCACAGCAGTTCTATTTGCCATCTTTGGATGTAAATTTCGGCAACTTCTTCATTACTAACTGCTCCTTCTCCTTCTAGAGGTAAATCTGTCGCCAGCCGAAATTCTGTTTGACTTTCTAGGTCGCAAAAAGCGACTACTCTTACTTCTATTTGTCTTTTATCTTTTCCGAGTTTACACTTGCCATTTTCGAGCATCTCTAGGCTAATATTATTTTTCACTCTCAAGACAAAATGCTTGTCACTACTCTCTAATAATTCGGTGATTCTTTGATTAGACGCAAATCCTCTATCCATTGCTCCAACTCCATTTACAGGAATTGCTTCTATCGTTTTTCCTCCTTCTTTTGAGTCATGACCTTGACCAAAATGGATGAGTATTCCGACCACCTCTGTTGTGATACTATTAAGACCAGAGAATAGTTTTACTTGATGCCATCCCTGGGACCATAGTAATTTACTGGTTAAGCTAATTATTGTTGAGTCAATAGGAAATAAAGCTCGCGCATTCTCTATTCCTTTTTTGGCAACTAAACGCTTATTTAATTCGACAATGACTTTCTCAAATGGACTTGTTTCTCTAATTTTGCTTGCCTTAGAAAATGTGGATAAATTTACATTAATTCCTTGAAGTACCATTCTACTGCATAAGTCCCTCATACTGACGATGCTTTTATCTAAAGCAAAACCAATCCAACAGGACAAAAATGTAAAAGTATCTAAAGCGGGGTAGTCATTTTTAGGCAGTGGTTTGAGAAGCTCTTTTATGAGTTTTGAAAAATTCGTCATCAGGGCAAACTCCCTATTGTGAGGGGAATAAGTTGTCTAGATTCTATCTATAATAGCATTTTTTTTCTGACTTTTCTCAACGTTCAACACTTCTGCTAAACACCTCTTGCAAGAGGCAAGAGCGCCTCTTGCCTATCTTCACTAGGAAATTAATTTTGCACGACTACTTAACACCATCGATTACCCTTATGGATATTGTCACAAATCAGAAAGATTTGAGGCTTTAAAGTTAGGTCACTGTAGCGAAAGAGTTAGTGTGATCAGCGGTTGGTGGCGTGGTTCCACTATCGCGCCAATGGTGTTTGAGGGGTACTGTAATACAGAGTTGGTGTGTGAGTGGATAGAACAATTGCTATTACCCGAACTACTACCCGGTCAAATTATCATCATTGATAACGCCAGTTTTCATCCCAAAGAGAGAATCAAAAAATTGTTAGCTAAAGCGGGATGTGAAGTGCTATTTTTACCCGCCTATTCTCCAGATATCAACAAAATTGAAAAGTTCTGGGCTAGATTGAAAAACTATGTTAGTCAGATTATCAATGATAGTGAAAACCTTGTGGATGCTGTGAGTAAAGCCTTCAGGCATCTGTCCTAACTAACTCGTTCTATGCCATAGTAGTAAACGATTAAACTCAAGTTCACTATTTCAAATTACCTCGATTTTTCTCATCGCCGCAACGATTTTGTTTTTCAGGGAAAGTATGGTGCGGCGAAAGCTATTTTTCACAAATACTTTTATCTTCTTCTTCTACAGCCTGTTTATCCTAGTAGTTTCTATTTATGTCGCCGTTCGCCCTGGTAATCCTTTCCCGCATTATCTTCTTTTTCTTGTCTTCCCCTGTGGTTTTTTGATCGGTGTGGTAATCGGAGAAATTTTTAAATTGTCGGAGAATAATGCTTTTTATAAACAGATACAGTTTTTGATATTGCTGTTGATGATCGCAGCCAGCTTCCTACAGGGCTATACGTTGATCAGAAGCGAACACCCCTATCTCTCTCAACGCCAAAAATATCTTCAGGACTATCAAACTCCCCTCGTGCGGACAATCTTACAATACGCTTCACCGAATGATTCAATGGCGATCTGGGGCAAGAGGGGTGATCTATATATAGAGACTGGACTGTATCAGGGAGTTAGAGACGTTGGGATTAAATGGATGGTTTTTAAAAGTCCCCAGCAGGCTTATTATCTAAAAAGCTTCGCAGACGATCTATTAAAGTCAAAATCAAAGGTTTTTGTAGATGCGATGGCTGGCGAGAAGAAGATTTATCGTTACGATGCCTATCCCGAAATCGCCACTGTGATTGAAAATAACTATCGCATGGTGGATGAAGTTGAGGGCATTCGGATTTATGTTAGAAAATAGAGTAGTGAAAAAATGGTAAATAACCAAATTGATTTACGGTGGTGGCTACTGAGTAATTTGGCGACTATTCAATCTTTGTCAATTATTTACAGAATATCAGTAATAGTCACTTTTATTATCTTCATTTTTTTCACTTTTTCTCCTCTCATATTCCTGAGAACTCCCACGAGTAAGCTCCAGAAATTTTTATTGTCAAATATAATATTTATTACATCTTTAGTGACTTTTATTTTAGCAGCACGCTGGCCAGGTTTCTTGCCACCAATGCTAAACCCCGATGAGGCACTATTTACCGCAGGTGCAATAAAACTGTTGAAAGATCCAGTTTTCTGGCGTGCAGTAGATGCAGGTTCATCTGGACCTCTCAATGTCTATCCTCTGACTCTACCAGCTTTTTTCGGGTTCAGAATTGAATATGCTAGTAGTCGCGTGATCGGCTTAATCATGATAATTGCTGCTATTGTTTGTCTTTATTATGCTTTATCCACTCTCTACAATAAGAGCCTTTCTCGCCTAGCAATAGTTCCCGTTGTTACCACTGTCGCCTTAATGACATTTTTTGACTATGTGCATTATACAAGTGAACATTTTTCAATTGCAATATTAAGTGTGGCTTTGTTAATCGTTTGTAAATATTATACTGGTAATTCATCTAATCCTAATCACCTGATATTTGCCTTGGGTTTTATACTGGGAAC
This Microcystis wesenbergii NRERC-220 DNA region includes the following protein-coding sequences:
- a CDS encoding transposase, yielding MDYPYGYCHKSERFEALKLGHCSERVSVISGWWRGSTIAPMVFEGYCNTELVCEWIEQLLLPELLPGQIIIIDNASFHPKERIKKLLAKAGCEVLFLPAYSPDINKIEKFWARLKNYVSQIINDSENLVDAVSKAFRHLS
- a CDS encoding IS4 family transposase, with amino-acid sequence MMTNFSKLIKELLKPLPKNDYPALDTFTFLSCWIGFALDKSIVSMRDLCSRMVLQGINVNLSTFSKASKIRETSPFEKVIVELNKRLVAKKGIENARALFPIDSTIISLTSKLLWSQGWHQVKLFSGLNSITTEVVGILIHFGQGHDSKEGGKTIEAIPVNGVGAMDRGFASNQRITELLESSDKHFVLRVKNNISLEMLENGKCKLGKDKRQIEVRVVAFCDLESQTEFRLATDLPLEGEGAVSNEEVAEIYIQRWQIELLWKFLKMHLKLDNLITKNENGIRLQIYSCIIAYLILQLIDIEEGFGKSLLDKLRYLQSFMCQHISYVHWFRRIVYSI
- a CDS encoding helix-turn-helix domain-containing protein, which encodes MAAPYSDDLRQKAVSAVERGEKKSHVCRTLNISRNTLDIWLKRKKQTGTVAAKTNYRRGPKPQIDDLEAFQKLAEQYGHLTQEKMAQKWANPVSRMRIGQALKRIGFTRKKKLMATEKEMKKPEKSFSKKSEVMPRKDLSILMKLE